One stretch of Eupeodes corollae chromosome 2, idEupCoro1.1, whole genome shotgun sequence DNA includes these proteins:
- the LOC129944495 gene encoding protein phosphatase methylesterase 1, protein MSNLQRSIMKSRLPPTIPGSRIGRSDSFKKSKSRDYKPTLWSEYFTEKEDVEIDEKTVFRVYRTSQPQKAGPVILLLHGGGYSALTWSHFCVEITHMIHCQCLSVDMRGHGDTITDDEEDLSAETLATDVGKLINKLYPEDTPCPPIHLVGHSMGGAIAVHIAHMELIPALVGVTVIDVVEGTAMEALASMQSFLRSRPNFFKSIPTAIEWCIRSGQIRNIDSAKVSMPGQIINCTTKKLATNELPLQDDPEESSEPSTFTHPLVISEDEEGAENADTPTSPTSSSTPPLPPSINFKKPDPIDDEANKKYTWRIDLSKSEKYWVGWFSGLSEKFLSLRVPKQLLLASIDGLDKTLTVGQMQGKFQMQVLARCGHAVHEDRPHEVAEVISSYLIRNRFAEAAGEFRSHMPAC, encoded by the exons atgtctaatCTCCAAAGATCCATTATGAAGTCTCGTCTACCCCCAACAATTCCCGGTAGTAGAATCGGAAGATC GGATTCGTTTAAAAAGTCCAAATCACGAGATTATAAGCCAACACTCTGGAGCGAGTACTTTACCGAGAAGGAAGAcgttgaaatcgatgaaaaaacaGTATTTCGTGTTTACCGCACCAGTCAGCCACAAAAAGCCGGCCCAGTCATCCTACTTTTGCACGGTGGCGGTTATTCTGCCCTCACTTGGTCGCATTTTTGC GTGGAAATTACACACATGATCCATTGCCAGTGCTTGTCGGTGGACATGAGAGGCCACGGTGACACAATTACCGATGACGAGGAAGACTTGTCTGCTGAGACACTTGCTAC AGACGTTGGCAAACTCATAAACAAACTGTACCCCGAAGATACACCTTGTCCACCCATCCACTTGGTGGGTCATTCAATGGGCGGCGCTATTGCTGTGCACATTGCTCACATGGAACTTATTCCAGCACTGGTTGGAGTTACAGTCATTGATGTGGTCGAAGGTACTGCCATGGAAGCTTTGGCCAGCATGCAGAGCTTCCTACGTTCCCGACCGAACTTCTTCAAGAGTATACCAACTGCCATCGAGTGGTGCATCCGCAGTGGACAGATTCGAAACATCGACAGTGCCAAGGTTTCTATGCCTGGTCAAATAATTAA TTGCACAACGAAGAAGCTCGCCACCAATGAGCTTCCCTTACAAGACGACCCCGAGGAATCATCCGAACCATCGACATTTACCCATCCTCTGGTCATATCCGAAGACGAAGAAGGAGCCGAAAATGCAGACACTCCCACATCGCCAACATCGTCATCAACACCCCCATTGCCACCGagcattaatttcaaaaaaccagATCCCATCGACGATGAGGCCAACAAAAA ATATACTTGGCGTATTGATTTATCCAAGTCGGAGAAGTACTGGGTCGGGTGGTTCTCAGGTCTGAGCGAGAAATTTCTCAGTTTGAGAGTGCCGAAGCAGCTCCTATTGGCAAGCATTGATGGTTTGGATAAAACTCTTACAGTTGGACAGATGCAAG GAAAATTCCAAATGCAGGTTCTAGCTCGATGTGGTCATGCCGTTCATGAGGATCGCCCACACGAAGTCGCAGAAGTTATAAGCTCCTATTTGATTCGAAATCGATTTGCCGAAGCAGCTGGCGAATTTCGTTCACACATGCCAGCTTGTTAG